The Chitinophagales bacterium genome contains a region encoding:
- a CDS encoding YceI family protein, which produces MAIVFCLLLSSAFFSAGDKIFSCNNGVVSFVSDAPLETIRASSHDLKGAVDVTNRTFLFTLDVNTFHGFNSGLQREHFSENYLETSLYPKVSFKGKFVENIDFAANGNYEIRAKGMLEVHGVQQERIIRGKLNVQGDLLTIDSKFTVLLEDHNIRIPRVVYQKISPEILVTLHAEMNPMSVK; this is translated from the coding sequence GTGGCAATAGTCTTCTGCCTGTTGCTTTCATCCGCATTTTTCAGCGCTGGCGACAAGATTTTCAGTTGTAATAATGGCGTGGTTTCGTTTGTCTCCGATGCTCCGCTTGAAACGATCAGGGCATCATCACATGACCTGAAGGGCGCCGTAGATGTCACCAACCGCACCTTCCTGTTCACACTGGATGTAAATACTTTTCATGGGTTTAACAGCGGATTGCAGCGGGAGCATTTTAGTGAAAATTACCTGGAGACAAGCCTGTATCCAAAAGTCAGTTTCAAAGGGAAATTTGTGGAGAACATTGACTTTGCTGCCAATGGAAATTATGAAATCAGGGCGAAAGGTATGCTCGAAGTGCATGGTGTTCAACAGGAACGTATCATCAGGGGCAAGTTGAATGTTCAAGGCGATTTGCTGACTATTGATTCAAAATTTACAGTTTTGCTGGAAGACCATAATATCAGGATACCTCGCGTAGTGTACCAGAAAATATCTCCTGAAATTTTGGTAACGCTGCATGCGGAAATGAATCCGATGAGCGTGAAGTAG
- a CDS encoding M13 family metallopeptidase has translation MNKHFPSILFFSMIVFMHSSCNQQPKTAAGGGCNLDTFLNAYIDTTVRPQDDFFLFSMGKWVKNNPVPASEKSWGIWSKVNEENYGRMKSINEEAAAMKAADGTNWQKIGDFWRTGMDTAAIEQQGLQPLSAQLAAISALTDMNAVLDEIGQLQSIGVAALFDGYIYQDEMNSEKMFLHLSQGGLGLPDRDYYFDNDSRTKNIRTEYLKHITKMLVLLGEDSTTAKANAATIMRMETSLAEQSRKLAALRDPYENYNKMALTGLNKMTPSINWNSLLAKSGIASIDSVIVGQPEFFKRAEELVKKESIDNWKTYLRWNLINTYADKLSKPFDQQNFSFYGTVLNGTKEQRPRWKRVLDEEENLMGFMLGQLYVERYYSPKVKARYDKMVDNVIDAYRERIGKLDWMSETTKQKALQKLGTVMKKVGYPDKWRDYSTLTIDKSSFAENVMRATKWFNDYEISKLGKPVDRTEWDMTPQTWNAYYNPSNNEIVLPAAAFIVPGMADSCVDDAIMYGYAAGSTIGHEITHGFDDEGSQFDDKGNLVEWWTKEDRSKFLERTGMIVKQFNDYVVLDSLHINGDATQGENIADLGGMLLGLDAFKKTEQYQKGEKIGGFTPLQRYFIGFALSWYGQVRDEAMAVRVKTDVHAPNFLRVNGPPVNIDEFYTAFNIQPGDKMYRPDSLRVRIW, from the coding sequence ATGAACAAGCATTTTCCTTCCATTTTATTTTTCAGCATGATCGTTTTCATGCACTCTTCCTGTAATCAGCAGCCCAAAACAGCAGCCGGTGGCGGATGCAACCTCGACACTTTTCTGAATGCATACATTGATACCACCGTGCGGCCCCAGGACGATTTCTTTCTTTTCTCTATGGGGAAATGGGTGAAAAACAATCCTGTGCCTGCATCTGAAAAATCGTGGGGCATCTGGAGTAAAGTGAATGAAGAAAATTACGGGCGCATGAAAAGCATTAATGAAGAAGCGGCGGCGATGAAGGCGGCTGACGGCACCAACTGGCAAAAGATCGGCGACTTCTGGCGCACGGGAATGGATACCGCTGCCATCGAACAACAGGGGCTGCAGCCATTGTCGGCACAACTTGCCGCCATCAGCGCGCTCACAGACATGAATGCCGTATTGGATGAAATCGGCCAGCTGCAATCCATCGGCGTTGCCGCACTGTTTGACGGATATATTTACCAGGATGAAATGAACAGCGAAAAAATGTTCCTTCACCTGTCGCAGGGAGGACTAGGATTGCCCGACCGCGATTATTACTTCGATAACGACAGCCGCACGAAAAACATAAGGACTGAGTATCTGAAACACATTACAAAAATGTTGGTACTGCTGGGCGAAGACTCAACAACTGCCAAAGCAAATGCAGCTACCATCATGCGCATGGAAACGTCACTGGCAGAGCAATCGCGCAAGCTGGCCGCACTTCGTGATCCTTATGAAAATTACAATAAGATGGCCCTGACAGGCCTCAACAAAATGACACCTTCCATTAATTGGAACAGCCTGTTGGCGAAAAGCGGCATTGCATCCATTGATTCCGTTATTGTCGGACAGCCTGAATTTTTCAAACGTGCCGAAGAACTCGTGAAAAAAGAAAGTATAGATAACTGGAAAACCTACTTGCGCTGGAACCTGATTAATACGTATGCCGACAAGCTGAGCAAACCGTTTGATCAGCAGAATTTCAGTTTCTATGGTACGGTACTGAATGGAACAAAAGAGCAGCGTCCGCGATGGAAACGCGTATTGGATGAAGAAGAAAACCTGATGGGCTTCATGCTTGGTCAGTTGTATGTTGAGCGATATTATTCCCCCAAAGTGAAAGCCCGCTATGATAAGATGGTGGATAATGTGATCGATGCCTACCGTGAACGTATCGGCAAGCTCGACTGGATGAGCGAAACCACCAAGCAAAAGGCACTGCAGAAGTTAGGAACGGTCATGAAAAAGGTCGGTTATCCTGATAAGTGGAGAGATTATTCCACGCTCACTATTGACAAGAGTTCCTTCGCCGAAAATGTGATGCGCGCAACGAAGTGGTTCAATGACTATGAAATTTCCAAGCTCGGTAAACCTGTTGACCGTACCGAATGGGACATGACGCCACAAACATGGAATGCCTACTACAATCCATCCAATAATGAAATTGTGTTGCCGGCTGCTGCCTTTATTGTTCCCGGCATGGCAGACTCCTGTGTAGATGATGCCATCATGTATGGCTATGCGGCAGGTTCCACCATCGGGCACGAAATCACTCATGGTTTTGATGATGAAGGCAGTCAGTTTGATGACAAAGGAAACCTGGTGGAATGGTGGACAAAAGAAGACCGATCAAAGTTTTTAGAACGAACCGGAATGATCGTGAAGCAATTCAATGATTACGTAGTGCTGGACAGCCTGCACATCAACGGTGATGCCACGCAAGGTGAAAACATCGCTGACCTGGGCGGTATGTTGCTGGGGCTCGATGCATTTAAGAAAACAGAACAATATCAGAAAGGTGAAAAAATCGGCGGCTTCACGCCGCTGCAGCGTTACTTTATCGGCTTCGCGCTTTCCTGGTACGGGCAGGTGCGCGATGAAGCCATGGCGGTGCGTGTGAAAACAGATGTGCATGCACCCAACTTTCTGCGTGTTAACGGTCCTCCGGTAAACATTGATGAATTCTATACGGCCTTTAACATTCAACCGGGCGATAAAATGTACCGTCCTGACAGCCTGAGGGTCCGGATCTGGTAA
- a CDS encoding OB-fold putative lipoprotein, whose protein sequence is MKKFIILATLMIWTALAIFGWYYINQPVGSLESVKPDYTVSSPVFYAMFNENEEAANQQYLGKVIEVSGTVETITVEENGQMSITLSGDDMFGVSCKMTAGSEQMAKQINKGDGIVVKGRCSGKLMDVVLVNCSLQKS, encoded by the coding sequence ATGAAAAAATTTATCATTCTCGCAACGCTGATGATCTGGACTGCACTCGCAATCTTTGGCTGGTACTACATCAATCAGCCCGTAGGAAGCCTTGAGTCAGTAAAGCCGGATTATACGGTATCAAGCCCTGTCTTTTACGCCATGTTTAATGAAAACGAAGAGGCGGCCAACCAGCAATACCTGGGTAAGGTGATTGAAGTCTCCGGTACGGTTGAAACTATCACCGTAGAAGAAAACGGGCAGATGAGCATAACGCTCAGTGGCGACGATATGTTTGGCGTAAGCTGCAAGATGACTGCAGGCAGTGAACAAATGGCAAAACAAATCAATAAAGGTGACGGTATTGTGGTGAAGGGCAGGTGCTCCGGAAAATTGATGGATGTTGTGCTGGTCAACTGCAGTCTGCAAAAAAGCTGA
- a CDS encoding iron-sulfur cluster-binding protein, whose amino-acid sequence MSNTVASFVDHAHQTAADKELHRKLNHNIGKYDAAVQKGKHQFSDLDLARQRCKNLKWKAIANLDKYLLEFESNITKRGARVVWAENKEEALAEIGSVMKRVKAKSVVKSKSMTTEEVHLNEFLEKMNVEVVETDLGEYIQQLDGEPPFHIVTPAMHKSKEDVAKVFNQHLGTPVNSTPEELTMVARKTLRQKYVTADVGITGANFILPDLGAVAVTENEGNARLTTTFPKVHIVLVGIEKVIPSYNDLHLFLPLLSTFGTGQQLTVYNTIITGPRQENEVDGPEEMIVILMDNGRSTLLAEAEQREALYCIRCGACLNACPVYKNIGGFAYETTYSGPIGSVITPHFKGMEQFKHLSYASSLCGNCTEVCPMKINLHNLLVFNRRDAVKKGDFNRSEKFGWFVWKRAMMSRKLMNTGGERMKNFMLRFLFTKSWGTHREMMQVAPKSFNQLWKEKYHTK is encoded by the coding sequence ATGTCGAATACCGTTGCTTCCTTTGTTGACCATGCGCATCAGACAGCGGCAGATAAAGAACTGCATCGCAAGCTGAATCACAATATCGGCAAATATGATGCTGCCGTACAAAAGGGAAAACACCAGTTCTCCGATCTTGACCTGGCCAGGCAACGCTGTAAAAACCTGAAGTGGAAAGCCATTGCCAACCTCGATAAATACCTGTTAGAATTTGAATCGAACATCACAAAGCGTGGCGCACGAGTGGTATGGGCTGAAAACAAAGAAGAGGCACTTGCAGAGATCGGATCGGTGATGAAACGCGTGAAGGCAAAATCGGTGGTGAAGTCCAAATCAATGACTACCGAGGAAGTGCACCTGAATGAATTTTTGGAGAAGATGAATGTGGAAGTGGTGGAAACCGACCTCGGTGAATACATTCAGCAACTGGATGGGGAACCTCCCTTTCATATTGTAACGCCGGCCATGCACAAATCGAAAGAGGATGTGGCCAAAGTGTTCAACCAGCATCTCGGAACGCCTGTCAATTCCACACCCGAAGAACTGACGATGGTGGCACGCAAGACACTCCGCCAGAAGTATGTTACAGCCGATGTCGGCATCACCGGTGCCAATTTTATTTTGCCGGATCTTGGTGCCGTAGCGGTTACGGAAAATGAAGGCAATGCCCGCCTCACCACGACCTTTCCGAAAGTGCATATTGTATTGGTGGGTATTGAAAAAGTGATTCCGTCCTATAATGACCTTCACCTGTTTCTTCCCCTGTTGTCCACCTTTGGAACCGGCCAGCAACTTACCGTTTACAATACCATCATCACCGGCCCGCGGCAGGAGAATGAAGTGGATGGCCCGGAAGAGATGATTGTCATACTGATGGATAACGGGCGCAGCACCTTGCTGGCAGAAGCCGAACAGCGTGAAGCACTGTATTGCATCCGTTGCGGTGCCTGCCTGAATGCCTGTCCCGTGTATAAAAACATTGGCGGGTTTGCCTATGAAACCACCTACAGCGGGCCGATTGGTTCGGTGATTACGCCACACTTTAAAGGCATGGAGCAGTTCAAACACCTCAGTTATGCTTCCTCGCTTTGCGGCAACTGCACGGAAGTGTGCCCGATGAAAATCAACCTGCATAACCTGCTCGTCTTTAACCGCCGTGATGCGGTGAAAAAGGGTGACTTTAACAGGTCAGAAAAATTCGGCTGGTTTGTATGGAAGCGCGCCATGATGAGCCGCAAACTCATGAATACCGGTGGCGAGCGCATGAAAAATTTCATGCTCAGATTCCTCTTTACAAAATCATGGGGCACACATCGCGAAATGATGCAGGTGGCGCCAAAGTCGTTTAATCAACTGTGGAAGGAGAAGTATCACACAAAATAA
- a CDS encoding LytTR family DNA-binding domain-containing protein, whose translation MKILIIEDEIAAARRLRKMTGELLKEAEILDVLDSVKSAVKWFREHAQPDLVLMDIHLADGNCFEIVKEVEINCPIIFTTAYDTYAVKAFEVNAIAYLMKPVKANDLEAALKKYDKLKSSSSSFNYQRLLETIQSEGGAYQKRLLIKIGQTIRALEINDIAYFYTHDKIVTIITGDNRKYPADYTLDQLEKLLDPKLFFRINRQFIVSSKAIREMYVISKSRVKMVLHPPVDAETAVSAERVATFKKWLTDESG comes from the coding sequence ATGAAAATCCTGATTATTGAAGATGAGATTGCAGCAGCACGCCGTCTGCGGAAAATGACGGGCGAACTGCTGAAAGAAGCAGAAATTTTGGATGTGCTGGACAGTGTCAAATCAGCCGTAAAATGGTTCAGGGAACATGCACAACCCGACCTTGTGTTAATGGATATTCACCTGGCGGACGGTAACTGTTTCGAGATTGTGAAAGAGGTGGAAATAAATTGCCCGATCATTTTCACTACTGCATATGATACATATGCTGTAAAAGCATTTGAGGTGAATGCCATTGCCTACCTGATGAAACCGGTAAAAGCGAATGACCTGGAGGCCGCATTGAAAAAGTATGATAAACTGAAATCTTCCTCTTCCAGCTTTAACTATCAGCGGTTGCTGGAAACAATTCAAAGTGAAGGCGGTGCTTACCAGAAGCGGCTACTGATCAAAATCGGTCAAACAATCCGTGCGCTCGAAATAAATGACATTGCTTATTTCTATACGCACGATAAAATTGTAACCATCATTACCGGCGACAACCGGAAGTATCCGGCAGATTATACGCTGGATCAGCTGGAGAAACTGCTGGATCCCAAACTCTTTTTCCGCATAAACCGGCAGTTCATCGTCAGCAGCAAAGCCATCCGCGAGATGTATGTGATTTCAAAATCACGCGTAAAGATGGTGCTGCATCCACCTGTTGATGCAGAAACAGCGGTGAGCGCCGAACGGGTAGCTACTTTTAAGAAATGGCTCACAGACGAGTCCGGATAA
- a CDS encoding YceI family protein translates to MRYYPAIALSIILLLATNILAQAQNKYFDKNCDVSFISNTPLEKIEGQNSSAVSVLDISTGALDFAVLNTAFEFHQALLQEHFNENYMESEKYPKATFKGVIKNLSAVNFKADGSYPAEVSGTLTMHGVSKEIQAKGTIKVSGGVIQAQSDFSVKPEDYNIEIPSVVKDKIAKEIAIKVSANYLPYTK, encoded by the coding sequence ATGCGTTATTATCCTGCTATTGCCCTCTCCATCATCTTGCTCCTGGCAACGAACATTTTGGCACAAGCACAAAACAAGTACTTCGACAAAAATTGCGATGTGTCATTTATTTCCAACACGCCGCTTGAAAAAATTGAGGGACAAAACAGCTCCGCCGTATCCGTGCTTGATATCTCTACGGGTGCCCTTGATTTTGCTGTATTGAATACAGCTTTTGAATTTCACCAGGCATTGCTGCAGGAGCACTTCAATGAAAACTATATGGAATCTGAAAAGTATCCCAAGGCGACGTTCAAAGGCGTTATCAAGAATCTTTCCGCAGTCAATTTCAAGGCAGACGGAAGTTATCCCGCAGAAGTGAGCGGCACGCTTACGATGCATGGTGTTTCAAAAGAAATACAGGCCAAAGGGACCATCAAAGTGTCCGGTGGCGTTATACAGGCTCAGTCAGATTTTTCCGTTAAACCGGAAGATTACAACATTGAAATACCGAGCGTGGTAAAGGATAAAATCGCAAAAGAAATCGCCATTAAGGTATCCGCGAATTATCTGCCTTACACAAAATAA
- a CDS encoding helix-turn-helix domain-containing protein has translation MTSETDFPNQFSITADFIQHTGQHIFLTGKAGTGKTTFLKHIKEKCGKRMAVIAPTGVAAINAGGVTMHSFFQLPMGCFLPGLFRGSFQSQQQVTDKHHLLRNLRYTAEKTELLRHLELLVIDEVSMLRCDWLDAMDILLRHVRKNQYEAFGGVQVLFIGDLYQLPPVATEQDWLLLRDYYETPFFFSAQVIKQAGPLCIELDKVYRQSDEAFIHLLNRVRNNEVSDEDLQQLHQRYQPGFNPDPKDHFITLTTHNYKADEINSSGLRKLPGKEFTVKATLTGEFPERVFPVEQSLVLKKGAQIMFIKNDVKEKKYFNGKIGVLEGIERDGETECISVHFPESGETIKVQQETWRNIRYIFKEQENKLEEQELGSFTQYPVRLAWAVTIHKSQGLTFQRAVIDAGAAFAAGQVYVALSRCVSLEGLVLRSPIRREVIKTDEAIVAYMMQQPDIQQLKNSLTAEKEIYAVKTLLELFNLQPLSEKITDFIQYMGLRKLEDKEKIIAGLHAVHDAILTMHDVAQRFQAQVKGIAAESLSGNIAEQLQERVAKGKAYFGTAMDEKVIAPLDNLLISLQQMKKVRKVLLQMDELIGFCSNFALRYRYKESRRAMPAFQRNVTGTEIESSGDEQEGDLMRQLKTCRTALAQTANLPPFRICNDATLKEMVKYLPQTITEMAMIRGMGDFTLHNYGETFLQIVKIFAETNQLKSSIHLKAEEMKKTRKVRAGSLHKTGDLPAKTAANSTQLQSFQLFQSGKSIAEIASLRGLAASTIEAHLAYFVEAGELEVSQLISPEKMERIREALQNAPEPGLSTVRQLLGGEVSYAAIRFVIADMNRAAAVAAGKESLDGS, from the coding sequence ATGACTTCCGAAACAGATTTTCCCAATCAATTTTCCATTACTGCTGATTTTATTCAGCACACGGGCCAGCACATTTTTCTTACCGGTAAAGCAGGCACCGGCAAGACCACCTTCCTGAAGCATATCAAAGAAAAATGCGGAAAGAGAATGGCGGTGATCGCGCCAACCGGCGTGGCGGCGATCAATGCAGGCGGTGTTACGATGCATTCTTTTTTCCAGTTGCCCATGGGTTGCTTCCTCCCTGGATTATTCCGCGGATCATTTCAATCGCAACAACAGGTTACCGATAAGCATCACCTGCTCCGCAACCTTCGTTACACGGCTGAAAAAACTGAACTCCTTCGCCATCTTGAGCTGCTGGTGATTGATGAAGTCAGCATGTTGCGCTGCGACTGGCTGGATGCTATGGACATACTGCTTCGCCATGTGCGCAAAAATCAATATGAAGCCTTTGGCGGCGTGCAGGTGCTCTTCATCGGCGACCTCTATCAGCTGCCACCGGTTGCCACTGAGCAGGACTGGCTCTTGCTGAGAGATTATTATGAGACGCCATTCTTCTTTTCGGCGCAGGTAATCAAACAGGCCGGCCCGTTATGCATTGAGCTGGATAAAGTGTACCGTCAAAGTGATGAAGCCTTCATCCACCTGCTCAACAGGGTGCGCAACAATGAAGTGTCGGATGAGGACCTGCAGCAGTTGCATCAACGGTATCAGCCTGGCTTTAACCCTGATCCAAAAGATCATTTCATCACCCTTACCACGCATAACTACAAAGCGGATGAGATCAACAGCAGCGGGTTACGAAAGCTTCCGGGAAAAGAATTTACCGTGAAAGCAACACTGACCGGCGAATTTCCCGAGCGGGTTTTCCCTGTTGAACAGTCGCTGGTGCTCAAGAAGGGCGCACAGATCATGTTCATCAAAAATGATGTGAAGGAGAAAAAATACTTCAATGGAAAAATCGGAGTGCTGGAAGGAATAGAAAGGGATGGTGAAACGGAATGCATCAGCGTACACTTCCCTGAATCCGGGGAAACGATTAAGGTGCAGCAAGAAACATGGCGCAATATCCGGTACATTTTTAAAGAGCAGGAAAACAAGCTGGAAGAACAGGAGCTTGGCTCATTCACACAGTATCCGGTGCGCCTTGCCTGGGCAGTCACGATACATAAAAGCCAGGGACTAACCTTTCAGCGTGCCGTTATTGATGCTGGCGCCGCCTTCGCCGCCGGCCAGGTATATGTTGCTCTCAGCCGCTGCGTGTCGCTGGAAGGACTGGTGCTTCGTTCCCCCATCCGCCGTGAAGTAATAAAGACGGATGAAGCCATTGTTGCCTACATGATGCAACAGCCGGATATTCAACAATTGAAAAATTCATTGACTGCAGAAAAAGAAATTTACGCGGTAAAAACCTTGCTCGAGCTGTTCAACCTGCAGCCGCTGTCAGAGAAGATAACCGACTTCATCCAATACATGGGTTTGCGTAAGCTGGAAGATAAAGAAAAGATCATCGCCGGTTTACATGCGGTTCATGATGCTATATTAACCATGCACGATGTAGCGCAACGATTTCAGGCGCAGGTAAAAGGGATTGCGGCGGAAAGCCTCTCCGGCAATATTGCAGAACAGCTGCAGGAAAGAGTGGCGAAAGGCAAGGCTTATTTCGGAACGGCGATGGACGAAAAAGTAATAGCGCCGCTCGATAACCTGCTTATCTCACTTCAACAGATGAAAAAAGTGAGAAAGGTGCTGCTGCAGATGGATGAACTGATCGGCTTCTGCAGCAATTTTGCACTCCGATACCGCTACAAAGAGAGCCGAAGGGCGATGCCTGCTTTCCAACGCAATGTTACCGGTACCGAAATTGAAAGCTCCGGCGATGAACAGGAAGGCGATTTGATGCGGCAACTGAAAACCTGCCGTACAGCACTGGCTCAAACTGCGAATCTTCCTCCTTTCCGTATATGCAATGATGCCACGCTCAAAGAGATGGTGAAATACCTGCCACAAACAATTACCGAAATGGCAATGATCAGGGGCATGGGAGATTTTACATTGCATAACTATGGTGAAACCTTTCTGCAAATCGTAAAAATTTTCGCTGAAACCAATCAGCTGAAAAGCAGTATTCATCTGAAGGCGGAAGAGATGAAAAAAACAAGAAAAGTGAGAGCGGGCAGCCTGCATAAGACAGGTGACCTTCCTGCAAAAACAGCAGCAAACAGCACACAGCTGCAAAGCTTTCAACTCTTCCAATCCGGAAAAAGTATTGCTGAAATTGCAAGCCTGCGCGGCCTTGCCGCCAGCACCATTGAAGCGCACCTGGCCTATTTTGTGGAGGCCGGAGAACTGGAAGTTTCGCAGCTGATATCGCCAGAAAAAATGGAACGCATCCGGGAAGCATTGCAAAATGCACCGGAGCCCGGCCTGTCAACCGTCAGGCAATTGTTGGGTGGTGAAGTGAGCTATGCAGCAATACGTTTTGTGATAGCCGATATGAACAGGGCAGCAGCCGTTGCTGCCGGTAAAGAAAGCCTTGACGGCAGTTGA